The Vanacampus margaritifer isolate UIUO_Vmar chromosome 15, RoL_Vmar_1.0, whole genome shotgun sequence genome contains the following window.
cATTACATTTATCAACTTTAtactccatttattttatttcgtttaaATTCACTGCatttaataatgtaatgtaGCTTGAGTGTAACTTAATTCAatcctatttttttctcatttgaatATAGTCAAATtcattgtttgtaaaaaaaattaaaaataaatctaagtGAACTTAATTTTcggtcattcaattcaattggacTTTTTTGCAATTACGATTGCAATAAACGTCAGTCAAGTAACCCCAAAAGGTCAAATTTTTCAAATGAGTCTGCACTAATTCTGACTTGGTCTCTTGACAGAATTTCCGCTATTGGATGCGAGGGAATTATGTCAATATGCTAAGTGCAATGCTTACCATTGTGCAGGTGATTGGACTTGATGATCTTCTGGGAATATTCCGATATGCTGGAACATTCGATCTGCGGGCAAGAACAGTTCTGATGTGGCATCAAGTAAGCATGCTGGCATAACAACACGGTGTTTTCCTCACCCCGTAGACGTGTTTGGCGCCGGCGTTGGCGGCAAACATGGACAAGATTCCCGTGCCACTCCCGACGTCCAGCACCACCTTGCCCTTGAACACGTGCTTGTTGTGATACATGGCGTTGCGGTAGGTGAGCGTGCGCACCTCGTCCTTCAGCATCTCCTGACAGAAAGCGCAAACACGAGTCGAGAATTCGGGCCAAAAGTCTCGTTGGCGGCGTCTTGAAATAGACACGTATTGCAACTCCCCCGGGAGCCACCCGATATCCAGCTTCCCTTTTTCTGCTGCTCTCTTTGTGCGAGAGCAAAGTCCCATTTGTCGACTAAATTTGGAATCTCTTGGGtgtaaaatgtccccaaattgcTCCACTCTTGCACCTTTGTACAAGCAAAGTCATTCCTTAAATAGCACGTTAAAAAGAGCTTTTAATGAACATGCTGATGACGCTGGCTAATGGCTCTTATATTTTAGTATGTTCACTGAAAGAAAACCTTTCTTGGCTGGAATTGGACCTGAGTACTCCAACATCACCACGTCGATTCATATTTGGATGTGGTGATGCAAATTATCAGTACTCAAAACTGTCCCTCGACTATGAATTTGAGTGCAGTTTGTGTACCTCATGGATGCCAAAGTGGGCGTAGGAGTCAAAGTAGTAGTCCCGCGACGTCATCTCCTCGGGGCTGATGAATTTGGCGCCTTTGCCTCGAGCGAGACAGGCGGCTTGTGGGACAGCAACGTGGGGCTTGTGTTGGTGCTGGTGGTGGGCGGTAGGCACTGGTTTGGCCGCGCAGAGCGGTTGGGCCGACTGGGAGAAGTGAGAGGTGACGGCCTGGTGCCGCTAGAGATTGCATATAATGAACAATTATATAGGGTATGTCTTTTACATATAGAATGTAAGAAATATGTGCATATAGATTAGGGCTGCAACTaccgattattttaagaatcgattaagctgtcaatcattttgacgattaatcgatgaatcagataaaaaaaagttataatttcCATACCTTTTTTCAAGAAGAGGACATAATATCAAATTGATCGTGTGGAAAAACTTTTCATCATTCAGTTATTGGTTTGGTTGTGACATCACAAAGTAAAATataacctataaaaaaatatatgttttccaatgctatacatataaataatatacaagtaGAATATAAGAAACAGTAATCGGCAAATTTGGAGGCGTTCTGTTACTTTTGCTTAGATAGGTTCCTAATAACTAGTCCTctttcattcaaatgaatgggaagagcaaaatattaggaacCTCCCTGCTCTCGTACTGAGCAAGCAACCAACATGTCGGGTCAGAAACACTTCAGCTGTTCGAATCACAATCTTATATGCGATTGATCCCATAAGTTTGCGTGCCTAATAAAATGAACAGCGTGATTTCAGCACCGAGGACAGCGAACTCGCGGCTGTCTCCCACGAGGACGcgacattttcaccttcttcAAAATGACGCTGAGAGCATTGCATTGACTGTCATTGATGCAACGATGACTATCTCGGCATTACGGCAAAGTATCGTGGGCGTGAGAGCATGCGTGGATCTCGTGCAGGATCCCCCGGACCCCCCTCCACTTACCTCGCAGCCGTCCGCCTCCGCCATCTTCCGACGTAGCAGCAAACAACGCGACGAGTGAGCGAGTCCCATGACAGCCGGCGAGACTTGCGCACGAGATTTGATTGTCCCGATCGGCCACAAGGTTGGATTTGCGTGCAAATGAAATCAGTGTAACACGCTTATCAATAATAAGGCGGGGGAAAAAGTTGCACGACAGTACGTGCATTAATCCATGTTTTCACTCAGTGCGCGAGCACGGCTGCAGGAGGTTCCGGGTTCGAGACCCTCCACCTTGTGCATGCCAGCATTTTCAAGTTAACATGTGCATTCGCGTGCGTGACGGTGGAGTGGAGGCTCCCACGAAGTTTGCACATGTACCAACCCTCTCTCTCTTCAacacccccctctctctctctctttctctctctctctctctctctctctctctctctctctctctctctctctctctctctctctctctctctctctctctgtagcTGAGGGGCGTTCATATTTGCGGGAAAAAGGCAATTTCAACAGCCAcctcattaggtacacctgcaataCAAATCTATGGagccacaaaaaaactaaaactaaacttagATAAATTAcgtaaaaatatatacatcaatagttaatattaataataaatgctACTGAATTAATGGCATTCCATTATtacattaaatgtaattattttttacatttaaataacacaaatttaGACAAGTCATACCAATTAATATCATTTTTATTCTTACATTTAAATtactattaaatatatttaaatgaaattatttaatttattttattttattagaatgTCCTAAATCTTATTAAATAGATGCAGTTTTTCTTACTCtgttattttgtctttaaatgtaaaattattttataattataattatgtatttatctattatttattgttattcaaTTCATGTCCAttcatactaaaactaaaataaatgaataaaaatacaaaatgattccagcacgACTTCCTTAGATTTAAACTACAAAACATTACAtgcatttttaaacttttatcttattttatttttatttattttttacaaaatgctaCTAAATTATTACactgtaacaaaacaaaatataaccTGATATGATGATAATATGCATTCATTTGTAGTATGGTCTATACTTGAATACATATTCtacaataaattataaaataaaaaaactggcATCTTATTGCTTATGTATGTAGGTGTGCTTGTGCAAGTGGTACGACCTGACAGTGAATTTCTGCATCAGTCATAAGAACTAAAATGAGGCAGGTGGTCCtctcatctaaaaaaaagtagctgACAAAACAAAGCCATATTTCACAATCAATGTCTGAgcaatttttcatcattttattatttgctATTCATTCATTACTTGGATTTACCCCTTTTCGCCCACCCAATGTCTCACAGGCGAGACAGGCCCTCATCCAAACAAGCAGATGTTGTAACTTGGCTGTCGTATTGTgaattttaattactttttcttcttcttctattttgACTCAAGTCATGACAGCAGAATGAGCAAACAACTAAGCTGGAATCTCTTTTCTCACTACTAAGTATGCAAATATGAGAAAGAAGTGAATGGTAAATAAGTTTTGCATTTGCAGTGCTCAAATTTGGAgccttttcttctcttttgtgTATCTTGCATTCCTGCTGGTGAATTGCTAAAGGCGGTTTGTATCTGTGGTTTCCTTGTAGCCGAGGCTGTGTTGTTGAGTGGAATTCAGTCTGTCAAGCAGCTTTGTTTCTTTCTCTCACCCTATGTTGACCCTTCCCACGAGGCTTTCAATGCCTGTCGGAAATTGAACAACCTCCAATGAAGATGAGCTTTTTACAAACAGCATCGTACGTAGTAAAAGTAGCACTTTAGTCAAATGATAGTTCGTTTGTGTGGTTACATATTTTGTTGATTAGTTGAAAAGCATGGTAGGGGGCTGCGAAGATTTAAAAAACGAGGTTCCCTAAATGCATCACGAGTCTCCATGGGACAGCCTGTCAGCAACAAGCCCACTTGATTGCTGCGCTGTTTTCCTTTACTCACGTTTGCTTTTAAATCAACTTACAAGGGGCATTACCCCTTCTTGACTTTGAGTCGGTGAGTATGGTGTCACTTACGCCGTGAAACGTCGTTTTGTCGAATGTCAACTTTTGTGCTGCCCATCAGTGACGCAGGTGGTCAGGAAACACAAACGATGTTGTTGTTTGGGCGCTCTGCAGAGGAGGACGAAAAACAAACGTCTGTCTGGTATCAATATGGCACCAAATGCGACATGTTTATGTTTACGTTAGGGGTCGATTGACGTACGATGCGGCGTTTCAAGTCTCGGACTTGTTGATATCATAAAGGGAAAAGAAAACGGTTACCTACGCTTACGTACTATCTTACGTTCAAATACTAGTTGATGTCAAGGTCTTTTTACGCCATTTTAGCATCTGACGTCATTTACGCTAACGCTAAATTGCAACACGTcggaatttatttaattttagtacGTTGTTTACATCAACGTCCTGTCACTttactaatttaatacatttgttaGTTCACGTAACTGTATTAGCACATACAAGAAAAGTATTGTCTTATACAAGTTTACTAGTTCATGTCAAAGTCGTTATTTATTTGTGACAATTAAAATCAACAGTTTTACGGTGACATTAGacagttaaaatacatttacattgtacagtacaggtcaaaagtttggacacacatatcattcaatgtgtttgctttattctcattactaTTATATTGTAGATTTTCACTGAATGCATAAAAAAGAATGAACACGTGGAGTTATGCACTAACAAAAAAAGgcgaaataactgaaaacatgttttggatTCTAGTTTCTTTgaaatagccaccctttgctTTGATTACTACTGTTTTGCATACTTATCACCTCTTGGAACTCCTTCAATACTGTTAGAAAaacatttcaggtgactactgCCAAGAGAgtgcaaaaaattaaataaataatctgcgcaaagagtgactattttgaagaaactagaatgtaaaatgtgtttttaattaattcaccttttttttagTACATAACTCCTcgtgttcattcatagttttgatgccttcagtgagaatctacaatgtaaatagtcctgaaaataaagaaaatgcattgcaagAGAAgctgtgtccaaacttttgacctgtactgtatatctgcATGAAATGATGCTGGGCAGATCAAGGTGATTTCCACGCAATAAGAAGGGTGTTTGTTTACAGAACTGAAAACTCTGTACACCAGCTGATGGAGAGTTGCTGAGGGGAGTGAATAATTAATTGAATGTGTGTGGTTTGAGGTTGATAATGTGGAGGCTGCATCCAGCTGCAAATAGATAAAGGTATTTTTGAAGCTTAAGGTTATTTACAAATACAGGAAATAAACTATTGTTTATGCTGTCTTGTGTTCTTTCAGCAGCACTTAAGTGGAGGGAGGAGGACGATGTCGTCCGCTTACAAAGATGGCGAGGAAGACTGGCTGACCGTGTGTCTCAAGTACCTGCTGTTTGTCTTCAACTCGCTCTTTTGGGTAAATCACAAGCGATACATTCGTCCACAAAAATGTACCGGCCCGCTAACGATGCTCAATTTTTAAAAGCTTTAGTGCTAACTTCAAAGTGCTGGGAGAGCCATGTAGGAGTTTATGGACTTGGCACGTAATGACTCATAAAATGCTTTAAGAGCTTGACAGGTTTTGCCAACTCGACACTCTCGGGGTCACTTGAAGACATTTTGCAAAAGTTTGTCTTTTCTGCTCCAAAACTTTAGGGCATTGCAGGAATTTCCTCCAGAGGAACAAATTTAGAAAGCGCCCTTTTCTTGTTTATCAGGAAGTGCACATTATGCCTCAGCCTTGTGTGACATCCAACTTAGCGTGTGATAACTGCACTTTGAGGTGGGAGGTGCCGCCGTACTGGGCGTGGGCGTGTGGACGCTGGTGGAGAAGAGCGAGTTCCTGAGCCTGCTGGCATCCAGCACCTTCGCCGTCTCCGCCTACATCCTCATCCTGGCCGGCGCCCTGGTCGTGCTCACGGGCTTCCTGGGCTGCTGCGCCGTCATCCGCGAACAGAGGAGCTGTCTGTCCACGGTCAGTTTGGAAAAACGGGAATGATTCCTTGTCACTTCATTGGTTAGGCTGGGTAGTAAACgtcattttaatgaatttaatgtTGTAAATTGCAGGAAAGCAGCCACACTATTATTTTCAGGAATGGAATATTTTGTAGCCAAGTTGCACTTTTAAAGGGCAAGATGcccatattttttaaataaataaaaaaaactcatttgttttaagtttactttttgtatattttgtttctttttctattttgttcattggtgtgtatatatatatatatatattatatatatatatatatatatatatataatatatatgtttgGCATTTtaatgttatcttttttttaatattcttacATTTATACATAAAGTCTTTCAGTCACTAAGTTGCTTTTACTTGGATAATGAATAgaatcattaaaaaagaaaacaaaactataataatagaCAGTCATTGCACTTTTTTTACATCAACTAGTTAAGCGTTCATTGACACACTGGTGATTCACcagcaaaaatgtcaatttttttttcccaaagtgaGAGTCGGACTCGGTGCCAAACCATGAATCTCCGGTTTATTAGGTGCCCATTGCACTGCCTGAGTCAGTCAAGTCACCCTGCTGTGACATTAAATCCTGTTTTCCGGGCTGTTGCGGTGCTTTAAAAGCATCATGCGAGCGACTGGGGCTGTCATGTCTGCAACAAGAGGCGCTTTCTCCTCGCGACTTGTTAGGAGAAAGTGACAAATGACTGTGACAAGGCCCTTGCTGTCCTCATTATTTTACACAGGCAGGCAGGAGGGAAACCTTGGCTACTGCGGGACTATTTATAGGCTCCTTTCTATCTACCGTGGATAGATGAATGCGATAAAGAGGTGCTTGCATCCAGTATGTTTCGGATTTTTACAGCCTTGTGTTGCGTTCGATCCCTctgtgttattttttacatgtgtgGTTTGTGCAGAAAGGAGGTAGTCAAAGTGCGCGTGTGTGGGCGGGAAGCATaaagagatgtgtgtgtgtaaccaGTACATACACAGCAGGCTGTGCAAGTCGCATCCACATTTTCCATCACATCCACACTGCATAGTAAATAGAAACTACCCGCTTCACTGCAGTCGTTTATTTGACTCCATATTTTTTCTCCACGAAGATTCCGCCCACGCTCGTATTTGAACGCGTGCGAGAATGAAAACGAGTGGGCGCGTTTGTTCACTTTGCAGCTTGCATAACATCGCCCGGGATTTTCAAGTCTTTACTGAACGCAATTAGAGTCATTAGCGTTTGTTTGCGTTGAGTACCTCCCAGCTCGGATCATGACtttagttttgaaataatgcCGGGGCGATGATTTGAATTTTTCAAGCTAATCACGACACAATGGAAATCCCCCGGAGGAAATCGCGTTCCGCCTCGCCTGTCAAAACGTCTCGCGTCACAGACGGGAGACAGATGCCGCGCGTCTGACAGCCACTGGAAGATTTTAATGGACTCACTTTGTCAAGTCACTTCCCTACCGGGAactaaacatttgcatttgtcaCTCGTTTCCCCTCACACAGTATTTCTTCTGCCTGCTGTTGATCTTCCTCATTGAATTGGTAGCTGGAGTTCTGGCTTACGTCTATTATCAGAGGGTAACTTGCCAATAttaaaacatgaaccaaaacaaatACTAAGATAGGTACGAGAAGCATTTGAGAgcttgtgttgtttgttttcagctGAGTGAGGAGCTGAAGCAGCATCTCAAGCAGACCATGACGGACAACTACGCCCAACCGGGGAAGGAGGCCATCACGTTAGCGGTGGATAAACTACAACAAGACGTACGTTTAGTTTCAAACGTGGATGTCCAAACTTTCTTCCACGAGACACATgcagaaaaaacaacaagattTGATATTCTTCACCTTTAATTTGTTGATAGTAAAATGCTAACACTAATTTGGATTATTATGggtaaatatttactgtacattgtttatatatgtatgtactacAGATAATATAATAAAACTCATAGCATAtagtctttatcctctgcaaagaaggACTCATATTACTGTAccttactgtacagtatatctcTGTTACTGCCCCCCGGTGGTCAAGTTGTGCACACCAGAAGGCGCAGCAAAgtgtccattgaattgaagcaaaaaaaaattcatgctattcttctcattcaaaaatgcatttttttggggggggcttgaatggtttccatttattttttaacaggattttttatttaagataGGAGCATTTTGAAGCTAAATAAGAAATGCGTCTCAAGGCAGCAACGACGCCACCATTCTGTCCTCTGCAGTTCAAGTGCTGCGGCAGCGACAGCTTCCAAGACTGGACGGGCAGCGTTTACATCTCGTCGGAGCGCGCCGACGGCCGGCTGGTGCCCGACAGCTGCTGCAAGTCGCTCACGCCAGACTGCGGTGTCCGCGACCACCCGTCAAACATCTACAAGGTGGAGGTGAGCAgggtgtcccccccccccgaattCGGTCTGACATGATGGGCGAGCGTCACGCTTCATGGCTGCTCATTGTGCGCAGGGGGGCTGCATCACCAAGCTGGAGCACTTCCTGGCCGACCACC
Protein-coding sequences here:
- the tspan11 gene encoding tetraspanin-11 isoform X2 — protein: MSSAYKDGEEDWLTVCLKYLLFVFNSLFWVGGAAVLGVGVWTLVEKSEFLSLLASSTFAVSAYILILAGALVVLTGFLGCCAVIREQRSCLSTYFFCLLLIFLIELVAGVLAYVYYQRLSEELKQHLKQTMTDNYAQPGKEAITLAVDKLQQDFKCCGSDSFQDWTGSVYISSERADGRLVPDSCCKSLTPDCGVRDHPSNIYKVEGGCITKLEHFLADHLLIIGAVGIGVACLQICGMVLTCCLYRRIKMEPY
- the tspan11 gene encoding tetraspanin-11 isoform X3 encodes the protein MSSAYKDGEEDWLTVCLKYLLFVFNSLFWVGGAAVLGVGVWTLVEKSEFLSLLASSTFAVSAYILILAGALVVLTGFLGCCAVIREQRSCLSTYFFCLLLIFLIELVAGVLAYVYYQRLSEELKQHLKQTMTDNYAQPGKEAITLAVDKLQQDFKCCGSDSFQDWTGSVYISSERADGRLVPDSCCKSLTPDCGVRDHPSNIYKVEGGCITKLEHFLADHLLIIGAVGIGVACLQRGVVVVIGCL
- the tspan11 gene encoding tetraspanin-11 isoform X1; the encoded protein is MSSAYKDGEEDWLTVCLKYLLFVFNSLFWVGGAAVLGVGVWTLVEKSEFLSLLASSTFAVSAYILILAGALVVLTGFLGCCAVIREQRSCLSTYFFCLLLIFLIELVAGVLAYVYYQRLSEELKQHLKQTMTDNYAQPGKEAITLAVDKLQQDFKCCGSDSFQDWTGSVYISSERADGRLVPDSCCKSLTPDCGVRDHPSNIYKVEGGCITKLEHFLADHLLIIGAVGIGVACLQLAGAIFTAYFIYLLYKEEEEDLATL